From the genome of Chanos chanos chromosome 5, fChaCha1.1, whole genome shotgun sequence, one region includes:
- the palmda gene encoding palmdelphin, producing MEEAELLKERLQAITNKKKVQEDIATIRLQIDKEKLKLQHLKKKMMRDQWLMDGESKTQQAQEDANQTKLLQSNIYRMQKEIEALEREELNISANEGFILKRLKAIEKTPEDIIREAKAEFKSEPIHVYSPIPDVSKSYTPLNLRKHPALDQETNTDQGKPALFAMEINVQRDLRTGESHVLSTSTVSAQELQQRGIKVYDDGRKSVYALRSDRSQPGANGVKELSPKEVEELLRQAAEKKRKSRDSEEHKPALHPSTIDRLSVPNKLHQSHANHHTNGFQKPSSEDMSGWPELMYGDSTHYPDNEVDQAPHMQVHHHVKTHEYHHPSKGNSYNHMFYNGERHSNHVPHNYPRENQRGTLHMDPYPRHLRQHWASHGYSEDSKPNILNAMPADEPVTMIFMGYQTAEDDSQGYDGSVQAELVLISDGDGEDDTISSRYSSYHQEGYREDGTENPSTTGTQEIKKIRKSQKHCCLLM from the exons ATGGAGGAAGCAGAGCTGCTAAAAGAGAGGCTTCAGGCCATCACG AACAAGAAAAAAGTTCAAGAGGACATTGCTACGATACGTCTACAAATtgacaaagagaaactgaagtTGCAGCACCTTAAG AAAAAGATGATGAGAGACCAATGGCTGATGGATGGGGAGTCAAAGACACAGCAAGCTCAGGAAGATGCCAATCAGACCAAACTTCTGCAGAGCAACATCTACCG GATGCAAAAAGAGATTGAGGCATTGGAACGAGAGGAACTAAACATATCAGCAAATGAAGGGTTTATTTTAAAGAGGTTAAAAGCTATTGAGAAGACTCCAGAGGATATAATTAGG GAAGCGAAGGCAGAATTCAAATCAG AGCCAATCCACGTTTACTCACCCATTCCAGATGTCTCAAAGTCTTACACACCTTTGAACCTGAGGAAACACCCAGCCCTGGATCAAGAAACAAATACAGACCAAGGCAaacctg CCCTGTTTGCCATGGAGATCAATGTGCAGAGGGATCTGCGCACAGGGGAGAGCCACGTCCTCTCCACATCAACCGTGTCCGCTCAAGAGCTCCAGCAGAGGGGCATCAAAGTTTATGATGATGGTAGGAAGTCTGTCTATGCCTTGCGTTCTGACAGGAGTCAACCAGGAGCCAATGGTGTGAAAGAGCTCAGCCCCAAGGAGGTAGAGGAACTTCTCAGACAAGctgcagagaagaagagaaagtcCAGGGACTCTGAGGAGCATAAGCCTGCCCTACATCCCTCCACCATCGACAGGCTTAGTGTCCCAAACAAGCTTCACCAAAGCCACGCAAATCACCACACCAATGGTTTCCAAAAGCCTTCCAGTGAAGACATGTCTGGATGGCCGGAGTTGATGTATGGTGACAGTACTCATTATCCAGACAATGAAGTTGACCAGGCTCCTCACATGCAAGTGCACCATCATGTCAAGACACATGAGTACCATCACCCCAGCAAAGGAAACAGCTATAACCATATGTTTTACAATGGGGAGAGGCATTCAAACCATGTGCCACATAACTACcccagagagaaccagagaggaACCCTACACATGGACCCTTACCCCAGGCATCTCAGGCAACACTGGGCATCCCATGGCTATAGTGAGGACTCCAAGCCTAACATCCTCAATGCCATGCCAGCAGATGAGCCTGTCACAATGATTTTCATGGGCTATCAGACTGCTGAAGATGACAGCCAGGGTTATGATGGGTCTGTTCAGGCTGAGCTGGTCCTCATTAGTGATGGAGATGGGGAAGATGACACCATATCCTCTCGTTACAGTTCTTATCACCAGGAAGGTTACC GTGAAGACGGTACAGAGAACCCATCGACGACAGGTACCCAAGAAATCAAAAAGATCAGAAAAAGTCAGAAGCACTGCTGCTTACTAATGTAG